One window of Botrimarina mediterranea genomic DNA carries:
- a CDS encoding pullulanase X25 domain-containing protein, whose translation MTTRSLAPKAAAAFGILLLAGAAQAQNYFVPGSYVSETGVGNDWDPPTAPQMVETAPESNIFDLDFTLTGVTEGQGFAFKILNTPDNTAPAWGQPEITPQDVPFDADADFDMTIRLDRNTYTDGYFPTTNRVAILDDYTTWTAIGNFQTQLGSASDFNNSFLGTAMTETTPGVYALTTAIPTAGSYAWRAVKTGTFNGVGTDGRSGNAANMTFNTFEDNQEVTFEMNTNIGAIRFLTEAVLAGDTNNNGLVEFDDFTPIRDNFLTSTSLRANGDLTGNGFVDIADFREWKNAFSGPPEMIQMALAQLQSVPEPSSLALIGLATAFLGGSRRRAG comes from the coding sequence ATGACGACTCGTTCGCTTGCTCCGAAGGCCGCGGCCGCCTTCGGTATCCTGCTCCTCGCCGGCGCCGCCCAAGCCCAGAACTACTTCGTCCCTGGCAGCTACGTCAGCGAGACGGGCGTTGGCAACGACTGGGACCCGCCGACGGCGCCGCAGATGGTTGAGACAGCGCCGGAGAGCAACATCTTCGACCTCGACTTCACGCTCACCGGCGTCACCGAAGGTCAGGGCTTCGCCTTCAAGATCCTCAACACGCCCGACAACACGGCGCCGGCGTGGGGACAGCCCGAGATCACCCCTCAAGACGTGCCATTCGACGCCGACGCCGACTTCGACATGACGATCCGTCTCGACCGTAATACCTACACCGACGGTTATTTCCCCACCACCAACCGCGTCGCCATTCTCGACGACTACACAACCTGGACCGCCATTGGCAACTTCCAAACTCAGCTCGGCAGCGCGTCGGACTTCAATAACAGCTTCCTGGGCACGGCGATGACCGAGACAACGCCCGGCGTCTATGCGCTAACGACCGCCATTCCGACCGCCGGCTCCTATGCCTGGCGTGCGGTAAAGACCGGCACGTTCAACGGCGTCGGCACGGACGGTCGCTCGGGTAACGCCGCGAACATGACCTTCAACACGTTCGAAGACAATCAAGAAGTCACGTTCGAGATGAACACGAACATCGGCGCCATCCGCTTCCTCACCGAGGCGGTTCTCGCCGGCGACACCAACAACAACGGCTTGGTCGAGTTCGATGATTTCACCCCGATCCGTGACAACTTCCTCACCTCGACAAGCCTCCGCGCCAACGGCGATCTCACCGGCAACGGGTTTGTCGATATCGCCGACTTCCGTGAGTGGAAGAACGCTTTCAGCGGCCCGCCCGAGATGATCCAGATGGCGCTGGCGCAGCTGCAGAGTGTGCCCGAGCCGAGCAGCCTCGCGCTGATCGGTCTGGCGACGGCCTTCCTCGGCGGCTCGCGCCGCCGAGCGGGCTGA
- a CDS encoding DUF1559 domain-containing protein, translating to MSRRSGFTLVELLVVIAIIGILVALLLPAVQAAREAARRTQCKNQMKQMGLASMNHHDVVGHLPTSGWGWRWQPDPEKGYNGDQPGGWTFNILPFMEEQALRDLASGGGTRPEIEAKMLQLVQTPVPVYNCPSRRQPELYQYQRNDGRPLAANLNSCRPDGTCSIARTDYAGNAGNGTNPADMGNAGPDAQAQVDAGYNAWISNKHNGVMFQRSAVKFSKITDGTSKTALIGEKYVSTDYYATGNSNGDDQNIFVGHDQDNLRYTGLPATSGATGVVGAGAIGPYPDTPGLTPMGVSSGVAGSKTLPTQARPSTPISPIFGGSHPGSMNMAFCDGSVQTISYDIDPRVFFFYGGRNDDGDVYPGP from the coding sequence GTGTCCCGTCGAAGCGGCTTCACGTTAGTCGAACTGCTGGTCGTGATCGCGATCATCGGCATCCTGGTCGCGTTGCTGCTCCCGGCGGTGCAGGCCGCGCGCGAAGCGGCGCGCCGGACGCAGTGCAAGAACCAGATGAAGCAGATGGGTCTAGCAAGCATGAACCACCACGACGTGGTGGGGCATCTGCCGACGAGCGGCTGGGGATGGCGTTGGCAGCCCGATCCCGAGAAGGGCTACAACGGCGATCAACCCGGTGGCTGGACGTTCAATATCCTTCCGTTCATGGAAGAGCAGGCGTTACGCGACCTCGCCAGCGGCGGCGGCACACGCCCCGAAATCGAAGCCAAGATGCTGCAACTCGTCCAGACGCCGGTTCCGGTCTACAACTGCCCCAGTCGTAGACAACCAGAGCTCTACCAGTATCAGCGTAACGACGGCAGGCCACTTGCCGCGAACTTAAACTCTTGCAGGCCGGATGGGACATGCAGCATCGCGCGGACAGACTACGCTGGCAACGCGGGGAATGGTACGAATCCCGCCGACATGGGAAATGCCGGTCCGGACGCGCAAGCTCAGGTCGATGCTGGGTATAACGCGTGGATTTCGAACAAACACAACGGGGTCATGTTCCAGCGCAGCGCCGTGAAGTTCTCTAAAATCACGGACGGCACCAGCAAGACCGCGCTCATTGGAGAGAAGTACGTCAGCACGGACTACTATGCTACCGGCAACAGCAATGGCGATGATCAGAACATCTTCGTAGGGCACGACCAAGACAATCTCCGCTACACGGGCTTACCGGCCACATCGGGCGCCACCGGCGTTGTTGGCGCGGGGGCAATCGGCCCTTACCCCGACACTCCGGGCCTAACGCCGATGGGCGTCAGCAGCGGCGTCGCCGGCAGCAAGACACTGCCGACACAAGCGCGGCCGAGCACGCCGATCTCCCCCATCTTTGGCGGCTCACACCCGGGGTCGATGAACATGGCGTTCTGCGACGGCTCGGTGCAAACCATCTCTTACGACATCGATCCGCGCGTCTTTTTCTTCTACGGCGGGCGCAACGACGATGGCGACGTCTACCCGGGCCCGTGA
- a CDS encoding glycoside hydrolase family 97 protein gives MKSRSLLLLALLASASLAMAKESATAQLTVTSPDGKNAIEFSLEAGAPTYTVSRNGETLITPSRLGLELKGHKPLTDGFVVAKTETNSTDSVWEQPWGEAREVRDHHNELHVTLQQPDGLKLLVTFRAYDDGVAFRYELPEQDGLDDVAITNEVTEFVLAGDWPAWWIPAFADNRYEYVYSHTPVSETEVVHTPLTMQAGPQAFVSLHEAALIDYSSMALRNEGDQKLKADLFPWSDGVLVKGKGSIRSPWRTIQLADTPSGLAASTMLLNLNEPSKIAETSWITPGKYVGVWWEMHVNRATWGSGDRHGATTDNVKRYIDFAAKNGFKGVLVEGWNVGWDGDWIQNGDKFSFTEPYPDFDIEELARYAADRDVSLVGHHETAGAVSHYEAQLEDAFDLYERLGVKAVKTGYVMFGQGIRRIDENGVEQKEWSHGQFMVRHHQKVIESAAKHRIMVVAHEGIKDTGLRRTWPNAMSRECARGQEYNAWSGDSRNPPEHESILAYTRMLSGPMDYTPGVFDITLSTGVDRQNDRIPSTLAKQLALYVVLYAPLQMACDFPEVYEQHPDAFQFICDVPTDWEKTLALDGMIGDYVVTARKERGADNWCLGAISDEEPRTLEVPLSFLDTGVAYEAQVYRDADDADWLKNPTAYVVESLKVSADTILSVRLAPGGGQAIRFKPLDTVRVSADGTTAK, from the coding sequence ATGAAGTCACGCTCTCTCCTGCTGTTAGCCCTGCTCGCATCGGCCTCCCTCGCCATGGCGAAGGAGTCGGCCACCGCGCAGCTCACCGTCACCTCGCCCGACGGCAAGAACGCCATCGAGTTCTCACTCGAAGCGGGCGCGCCGACCTACACGGTGTCGCGCAACGGCGAGACGCTCATTACCCCGTCGCGGCTGGGATTGGAATTGAAGGGGCATAAGCCGCTCACCGATGGCTTTGTCGTCGCCAAGACGGAGACCAACTCGACCGATAGCGTCTGGGAGCAGCCCTGGGGCGAAGCCCGCGAAGTCCGCGACCACCACAACGAGTTGCATGTTACGCTGCAGCAACCGGATGGCCTGAAGCTGCTGGTCACGTTCCGCGCCTACGACGACGGCGTCGCCTTCCGCTACGAGTTGCCAGAACAAGACGGCCTCGACGACGTCGCGATCACCAATGAGGTCACCGAGTTCGTGCTCGCCGGCGACTGGCCCGCTTGGTGGATCCCGGCGTTCGCCGACAACCGCTACGAGTACGTCTACTCGCACACGCCCGTCAGTGAGACGGAGGTCGTCCACACGCCCCTCACCATGCAGGCCGGGCCGCAGGCGTTCGTCAGTCTCCACGAAGCGGCGCTGATCGACTACAGCAGCATGGCGCTGCGGAACGAGGGCGACCAGAAGCTCAAGGCCGACCTCTTCCCTTGGTCGGATGGCGTGCTAGTGAAGGGCAAGGGCTCCATCCGTTCGCCGTGGCGGACGATTCAACTGGCGGACACGCCGTCGGGCCTCGCCGCTTCGACGATGCTCCTCAACCTCAACGAGCCGTCGAAGATCGCCGAGACGTCGTGGATCACGCCCGGCAAGTATGTCGGCGTCTGGTGGGAGATGCACGTCAACCGCGCGACTTGGGGCTCCGGCGATCGCCACGGGGCCACCACCGACAACGTCAAACGCTACATCGATTTCGCCGCGAAGAATGGATTCAAGGGCGTGCTCGTCGAGGGCTGGAACGTCGGCTGGGATGGCGACTGGATCCAGAACGGCGATAAGTTCAGCTTCACCGAGCCTTACCCCGACTTCGACATCGAAGAGCTCGCCCGCTACGCCGCCGACCGTGACGTGAGTCTCGTGGGTCACCACGAGACGGCCGGCGCGGTCTCACATTACGAGGCGCAGCTCGAAGACGCCTTCGACCTCTACGAGCGGCTCGGCGTCAAAGCGGTGAAAACCGGCTACGTGATGTTCGGCCAGGGCATCCGCCGCATCGACGAGAACGGCGTCGAGCAGAAGGAATGGAGCCATGGCCAGTTCATGGTCCGCCATCACCAGAAGGTGATCGAGTCGGCCGCCAAGCATCGCATCATGGTCGTCGCCCACGAAGGGATCAAAGACACCGGCCTGCGTCGCACGTGGCCCAACGCGATGAGCCGAGAGTGCGCACGCGGCCAGGAGTACAACGCCTGGAGCGGCGACTCCCGTAACCCGCCCGAGCACGAGTCCATCCTCGCCTACACACGGATGCTGTCGGGACCGATGGACTACACGCCCGGCGTCTTCGACATCACGCTCTCGACCGGCGTTGATCGTCAGAACGACCGCATCCCCAGCACGCTCGCCAAACAGCTCGCGTTGTACGTCGTGCTCTACGCGCCACTGCAAATGGCTTGCGACTTCCCCGAGGTCTACGAGCAGCATCCGGACGCGTTCCAGTTTATCTGCGACGTGCCGACCGATTGGGAGAAGACCCTGGCGCTCGACGGTATGATCGGCGACTACGTCGTTACCGCCCGAAAAGAGCGCGGCGCCGACAATTGGTGCCTGGGCGCGATCAGCGACGAAGAGCCCCGAACGCTGGAAGTCCCGCTGTCGTTCCTCGACACGGGCGTCGCCTACGAAGCCCAGGTCTACCGCGACGCCGACGACGCCGACTGGCTCAAGAACCCGACGGCCTACGTCGTCGAATCCCTGAAGGTGAGCGCCGACACGATCCTTTCGGTCCGCTTGGCGCCAGGCGGCGGCCAAGCCATCCGCTTCAAGCCGCTCGACACTGTGCGTGTCAGCGCGGACGGAACCACCGCGAAGTGA
- a CDS encoding DUF2088 domain-containing protein produces the protein MKFVKVRQTLVSAPIPDVTAEVRRQLDLLGPPPQGEVAITAGSRGISNIVEITKAAGDWLRDHGATPFVVPAMGSHNGATDAGQKEMVESLGVTEAATGMPIRSSMECVKVGEVPSGDVWMDRHCYESAGVLVLNRIKLHTCFSGPVQSGLTKMMVVGMGKIRSAETFHSTPTPLMKHMLLDMGKLLIDSGKIWAGLAILEDGYDHTAELHAVPAAEILQREPQLLEKHRGYFPSLPLDAIDVLVVDKIGKTFSGTGMDPNVIGRRGTSVEDVEKPQVKIIACLELVEASKGNAIGVGLADFITRRLRDAIDEHKTFINVYTTGDMQRGKIPATLADDEEVFEKMRARYGERRWVVVPNTLHLDQLWVSEDLADEVAAHAQCEVVSNPFELAFSAGRHNLAFDAPQ, from the coding sequence ATGAAGTTCGTCAAAGTCCGCCAAACGCTGGTATCGGCGCCGATACCCGACGTCACCGCCGAGGTCCGTCGGCAACTCGACCTGCTCGGCCCGCCGCCGCAGGGCGAGGTGGCGATCACCGCCGGTTCGCGCGGCATCAGCAACATCGTCGAAATCACGAAGGCCGCGGGCGACTGGCTCCGCGACCACGGCGCTACACCCTTTGTTGTCCCCGCGATGGGCTCGCACAACGGCGCCACCGACGCCGGCCAGAAGGAGATGGTCGAGTCGCTCGGCGTCACCGAGGCCGCGACCGGCATGCCGATCCGCTCCAGCATGGAGTGCGTCAAGGTCGGTGAGGTGCCCAGCGGCGACGTCTGGATGGACCGCCACTGCTACGAGTCGGCCGGTGTCTTGGTGCTCAACCGCATCAAGCTCCACACCTGCTTCAGCGGACCCGTCCAAAGCGGACTGACGAAGATGATGGTCGTCGGCATGGGCAAGATCCGCTCGGCCGAGACCTTCCACTCGACGCCCACGCCGCTGATGAAGCACATGCTTCTCGACATGGGGAAGCTCCTCATCGACAGCGGCAAGATCTGGGCCGGCCTCGCCATCCTCGAAGACGGCTACGACCACACCGCCGAACTACACGCCGTCCCTGCCGCCGAGATCCTCCAACGCGAACCGCAGTTGCTCGAGAAGCACCGCGGCTACTTCCCGTCGCTACCCCTCGACGCGATCGACGTGCTGGTCGTCGACAAGATCGGCAAGACCTTCAGCGGCACCGGAATGGACCCCAACGTCATCGGCCGCCGTGGCACGAGCGTCGAGGATGTCGAGAAGCCACAGGTGAAGATCATCGCCTGCCTAGAACTGGTCGAAGCCTCGAAGGGGAACGCCATCGGCGTCGGCCTCGCCGACTTCATCACTCGCCGGCTCCGCGACGCGATCGACGAGCACAAGACGTTCATCAACGTCTACACAACCGGCGACATGCAACGCGGCAAGATTCCCGCCACGCTCGCCGACGACGAGGAGGTCTTCGAGAAAATGCGGGCCCGCTACGGCGAACGCCGCTGGGTGGTGGTCCCCAACACCCTGCACCTCGACCAGCTCTGGGTGAGCGAGGACCTCGCAGACGAAGTCGCCGCGCACGCCCAGTGCGAGGTCGTCAGCAATCCGTTCGAACTGGCGTTCAGCGCCGGGCGGCACAACTTGGCGTTCGACGCGCCGCAGTAG
- a CDS encoding purine-cytosine permease family protein, with protein MAETESSGGEFERTPVPESALLGPSKFWGMYAGEHCAGTEFMIGPLFLAAGASLQDVVVGLLLGNVLAVLTWRYLVVPIAMAKRMTLYYQLERIAGSQMVKLYNVVNGVLFCFLAGAMVTVSASAVGVPFGVDYKVPEETFALGSPSFTLIVMLVGIVMSVIAAAGYKTVARVANYAAPWMIAVFAAAGLVSLGQMGVDSFSKLTEGAFWSDAIAFIQNEQGEKAFPFWQLVAFAWLCNGAMHFGMADLSIFRYARNASSGWAPAIGMFLGHYVAWISAGLLLAAQIKLSQLTDPNPGVMAFSALGWTGVLCVVIAGWTTANPTIYRSGLAFQSLIPGMSLVTATLIAGAVATIAGAFPNLAYKLLDFVGTYGTILGPMGAVIFVDYWLMKRMGLTEEYAARTGMQFNMAVLVAWGLPVAVGLYLIFKQGVFAAYCVVPAWIACGVIYLLLSKLTQRPQPELTHLADA; from the coding sequence ATGGCTGAGACGGAATCCTCCGGCGGTGAGTTCGAGCGCACGCCGGTGCCTGAGTCGGCGTTGTTGGGACCGAGCAAGTTTTGGGGCATGTACGCCGGCGAGCATTGCGCGGGCACCGAGTTTATGATCGGTCCGCTGTTCCTCGCCGCGGGGGCGAGCCTGCAGGACGTGGTCGTCGGGCTATTGCTCGGCAACGTTTTAGCAGTGCTGACGTGGCGGTACCTCGTTGTGCCGATCGCGATGGCGAAGCGGATGACGCTTTATTATCAGCTTGAGCGGATCGCCGGCTCGCAGATGGTGAAGCTGTACAACGTCGTCAACGGCGTGCTGTTCTGCTTCCTGGCGGGAGCGATGGTGACGGTGTCGGCCAGCGCGGTGGGAGTGCCGTTTGGAGTTGATTACAAGGTGCCGGAGGAGACATTCGCCTTGGGGTCTCCGTCGTTCACGTTGATTGTCATGCTGGTTGGCATCGTGATGAGCGTCATTGCGGCAGCCGGCTACAAGACGGTCGCGCGGGTCGCTAACTACGCGGCGCCGTGGATGATCGCGGTCTTCGCGGCGGCGGGGCTCGTGTCGCTCGGACAGATGGGCGTCGATAGCTTCTCGAAGCTGACCGAGGGCGCCTTCTGGAGCGACGCGATCGCCTTCATTCAGAATGAGCAGGGTGAGAAGGCGTTCCCGTTCTGGCAGTTGGTGGCGTTCGCTTGGCTCTGCAATGGGGCGATGCACTTCGGGATGGCCGACCTGTCAATCTTCCGCTACGCGCGGAATGCGTCTAGCGGCTGGGCGCCGGCGATCGGCATGTTCCTCGGCCACTATGTCGCCTGGATCTCGGCCGGTCTCTTGCTGGCGGCGCAGATCAAGCTCTCGCAGCTCACCGATCCCAACCCGGGTGTGATGGCGTTCAGCGCGCTCGGATGGACCGGCGTTCTTTGCGTCGTCATCGCGGGTTGGACGACCGCGAACCCAACGATCTATCGATCGGGCCTTGCGTTCCAGAGCCTGATCCCCGGCATGTCGCTGGTGACGGCGACTTTGATCGCCGGCGCCGTCGCGACGATTGCCGGCGCGTTTCCCAACTTGGCTTATAAACTGCTCGACTTTGTCGGCACCTATGGGACAATTCTTGGGCCGATGGGCGCCGTGATCTTCGTCGACTACTGGCTGATGAAGCGGATGGGGCTCACCGAGGAGTACGCCGCCCGGACTGGCATGCAGTTCAACATGGCGGTGCTGGTCGCCTGGGGCCTGCCGGTCGCGGTGGGTCTGTACCTGATCTTCAAGCAGGGGGTATTTGCCGCTTACTGCGTTGTGCCGGCGTGGATCGCTTGCGGCGTGATCTACCTCTTGCTGAGTAAATTGACGCAGCGGCCGCAGCCGGAACTCACCCATCTCGCTGACGCCTAA
- a CDS encoding L-rhamnose isomerase gives MTTAYEFACERYAEHGVDVDAAVAAMDAYPVSIHCWQGDDVGGFEGAGELGGGLAVTGNYPGKARNAEELRADADLAMSLLPGKHRFNLHAIYAETGGEKVERDQLTAEHFAAWIDWAKSRGVGLDFNPSYFSHPLAASGVTLSHADKSVRDFWIDHGKACRRIGAAMGAATGSPCVTNVWVPDGSKDTPADRKAPRERLACALDEVFSEKLNPKQNLDAVESKLFGIGAESYTVGSHEFYMGYAIKNGKVLCLDAGHFHPTEVISDKLSAVMQFIPEVLLHVSRGVRWDSDHVVVLSDELRAIAQEIVRGGYGGRVHIGLDFFDATINRIAAWVIGVRSTQKALLAALLEPWGEVRDAEAAGDLTARLALMEEHKTLPFDAVWTHYCEAKGVPAGAGWLKQVQKYEAEVQSQRS, from the coding sequence GTGACAACCGCCTACGAGTTTGCTTGCGAGCGTTACGCCGAGCATGGCGTCGATGTCGACGCCGCTGTTGCGGCGATGGACGCCTATCCCGTGTCGATCCACTGTTGGCAAGGGGACGACGTTGGGGGCTTCGAGGGCGCCGGTGAGTTGGGCGGCGGCTTGGCGGTGACGGGGAACTACCCAGGCAAGGCGCGGAACGCCGAGGAACTGCGCGCGGACGCCGACCTGGCGATGTCGCTGCTGCCCGGCAAGCACCGCTTCAATTTGCATGCGATCTACGCTGAGACGGGCGGCGAGAAGGTCGAGCGCGATCAGCTGACCGCTGAGCACTTCGCGGCGTGGATCGATTGGGCCAAGTCGCGTGGCGTGGGCCTCGATTTCAACCCGAGCTACTTTTCGCACCCGCTCGCGGCGAGCGGCGTGACGCTATCACACGCCGACAAGTCGGTCCGGGACTTCTGGATCGACCACGGCAAGGCGTGCCGGCGGATCGGCGCAGCGATGGGCGCCGCGACGGGCTCGCCGTGTGTGACGAACGTCTGGGTACCCGACGGCTCGAAGGACACGCCCGCCGACCGCAAGGCGCCGCGCGAGCGCCTCGCCTGCGCTCTCGACGAAGTCTTCAGCGAGAAACTCAACCCGAAGCAGAACCTCGACGCGGTCGAATCGAAGCTCTTCGGTATCGGCGCCGAGAGTTACACCGTGGGCTCGCACGAGTTCTACATGGGGTACGCGATCAAGAACGGCAAGGTGCTTTGCCTCGACGCGGGTCACTTCCACCCAACGGAGGTGATCAGCGACAAGCTCTCGGCAGTCATGCAGTTCATTCCGGAAGTGTTGCTGCACGTTAGCCGTGGGGTGCGTTGGGATAGCGACCACGTCGTGGTGCTGTCGGATGAGCTGCGGGCGATTGCGCAGGAGATCGTCCGCGGCGGCTACGGCGGGCGTGTCCACATCGGCCTCGACTTCTTCGATGCGACGATCAACCGCATCGCGGCGTGGGTCATTGGCGTGCGATCGACGCAAAAGGCGCTGCTTGCTGCACTGCTGGAGCCGTGGGGCGAAGTCCGCGACGCCGAGGCCGCCGGCGACCTGACGGCGCGGCTCGCGTTGATGGAAGAGCACAAGACGCTTCCCTTCGACGCGGTGTGGACGCACTACTGTGAAGCGAAGGGCGTCCCCGCGGGCGCGGGTTGGCTCAAACAAGTCCAAAAGTACGAAGCCGAAGTGCAGTCCCAACGCAGCTGA
- a CDS encoding rhamnulokinase produces MLLLGFPRPPSLTPRPSLPSSAHIAIDLGASGGRAMLAVLDGEPLVVRLEEAHRFSHEPLDTPAGPVWDLTTLWREVLTGIEAAAVMAREAGVEIKSVGCDTWGVDWGLVEPGGELVGLPHAYRDPAHAVARDRVLSRIDGGAEAIYGRTGIPPQSFNTLFQLEARHTASPGIFAIDGSSLLLLPDLLHYWLSGVRANERTNASTTSMLSAVTGDWDRELLATVGLPSAALGKIVEPGTRLGPVRPELAASLGLPHPVAVVAPGTHDTASAVAAVPAEGEAAGSWAYLSSGTWSLLGVELDQPMTTREAFEAGFTNEQGVAGKTRFLRNIAGLWLVQELRRDLERQGKSYEYAQLADLAAEAPALRTIVDPNAEDLAAPGDSIAKLRGHADRTTQPIPETPGQLARCCLDSLALCYADTIERIESLTDHRIATLYLVGGGVNNRLLNQLAADATGRTVKLGPSEATALGNALVQAMGLGLVKDIEALRGVVARSQDVEVVKPNAESAEWTTAKRRFRSLTTF; encoded by the coding sequence ATGCTTCTTCTAGGCTTCCCTCGTCCCCCGTCCCTAACCCCTCGTCCCTCCCTGCCTTCTTCAGCCCACATCGCGATCGACCTCGGCGCCTCGGGCGGCCGCGCGATGCTTGCCGTTTTGGACGGTGAGCCGCTCGTGGTGCGTCTTGAAGAGGCGCATCGCTTCTCCCACGAACCACTCGATACGCCGGCGGGGCCGGTTTGGGATTTGACGACGCTTTGGCGCGAGGTGCTGACAGGCATCGAGGCGGCGGCGGTGATGGCTCGCGAGGCGGGCGTTGAGATCAAGAGTGTTGGTTGCGACACGTGGGGCGTTGATTGGGGATTGGTCGAGCCGGGGGGTGAGCTCGTTGGCTTGCCGCACGCTTATCGCGATCCCGCGCATGCGGTGGCGCGTGACCGCGTGCTGAGCCGGATCGATGGCGGCGCCGAGGCCATTTATGGCCGCACGGGGATTCCGCCGCAGTCGTTCAATACGCTCTTTCAGCTCGAAGCCCGTCACACGGCGAGCCCCGGAATATTCGCGATCGATGGTTCATCGTTGCTGCTCTTGCCCGACTTGCTGCACTACTGGCTGTCGGGCGTCCGGGCGAACGAACGCACCAACGCCTCGACCACCAGCATGCTGTCGGCGGTGACGGGCGATTGGGATCGCGAACTGCTCGCCACGGTCGGACTGCCGAGTGCGGCATTGGGGAAGATCGTCGAGCCGGGGACGAGGCTGGGGCCAGTGCGGCCGGAGTTGGCGGCGTCACTCGGCCTGCCACACCCTGTGGCGGTTGTGGCCCCGGGGACGCACGACACGGCGTCGGCGGTGGCGGCGGTTCCGGCGGAAGGCGAGGCCGCGGGTTCGTGGGCTTACTTGTCGAGCGGCACATGGTCGCTGCTGGGCGTCGAACTCGATCAGCCGATGACGACGCGTGAGGCATTTGAGGCGGGCTTCACGAACGAACAGGGGGTCGCCGGCAAGACGCGGTTCCTGCGAAACATCGCGGGCCTATGGCTCGTGCAAGAGCTGCGACGCGATCTTGAGCGACAGGGCAAATCGTACGAGTACGCCCAGCTGGCGGACCTCGCCGCCGAGGCGCCGGCGCTGCGGACGATCGTCGATCCGAACGCCGAGGACCTAGCGGCGCCGGGCGACAGCATCGCGAAGCTCCGTGGCCACGCCGATCGGACGACCCAGCCAATCCCCGAGACGCCCGGTCAGTTAGCACGCTGCTGCCTCGACAGCTTGGCGTTGTGCTACGCCGACACGATCGAGCGGATCGAGTCGCTCACCGATCATCGCATTGCGACGCTGTACCTCGTCGGCGGCGGCGTCAACAACCGCCTGCTCAACCAACTCGCCGCCGACGCGACCGGCCGCACCGTGAAGCTCGGCCCCAGCGAAGCGACAGCGCTTGGCAACGCGTTGGTGCAAGCAATGGGCCTCGGCTTGGTGAAGGACATCGAAGCGCTACGCGGCGTCGTCGCCCGCTCGCAAGATGTCGAGGTCGTAAAGCCCAACGCAGAGTCAGCTGAATGGACAACCGCCAAGCGGCGGTTTCGTTCCCTTACTACATTTTAA
- a CDS encoding four helix bundle protein, producing MMASVSSYRDLKVWQLGVKLSLAVYEATRAFPAEERFGLTSQLRRCAVSVPSNIAEGNARESTKDYLRHLSIASGSLAEMETQLIIASQLGFMSPAAVEKLQSMCDEESRMLRSLQQALRKKVDI from the coding sequence ATGATGGCGAGTGTTTCTAGCTATCGTGACCTTAAGGTTTGGCAGCTGGGGGTTAAGCTCTCTCTGGCCGTCTATGAGGCGACTCGTGCTTTCCCCGCAGAAGAACGCTTCGGATTGACGAGCCAGCTCCGTCGGTGCGCCGTTTCAGTTCCCTCAAACATTGCGGAAGGAAATGCCCGTGAATCGACGAAGGACTACCTACGACACTTATCGATTGCAAGCGGGTCGCTGGCGGAAATGGAAACTCAATTAATCATCGCCTCGCAACTCGGCTTTATGTCTCCTGCTGCGGTAGAAAAATTGCAGTCGATGTGCGACGAAGAAAGCCGAATGCTTCGCAGCCTTCAACAAGCCCTACGGAAGAAAGTAGATATCTAG